One window from the genome of Malus domestica chromosome 01, GDT2T_hap1 encodes:
- the LOC103436598 gene encoding uncharacterized protein has protein sequence MPGCFSIIASRDRCLRYSFSSSGLKSTTTDLGDGTVMHCWAPKNHSPSKPTLLLIHGIGANAMWQWHDFVSPLASRFNLYIPDLVFFGDSYSSRPERSEIFQARCVMALMDAHGVKKMMVTGISYGGFVAYRMAAQFGERIDRLVLCCAGVCTEEKDMENGMFQVKSVEEAMNVLLPQKPQHVRDLMKISFYKPVKNVPSCFLNDFIEVMCSEHLQERKELIQALHKDRKLSDLPKINHPTLIIWGEHDLVFPLELAHRLKRQIGESANLVIIKNAGHAINAEKPKEMCKHMKSFLIDPLPTAKHENHSNGRKVD, from the exons atgCCGGGGTGCTTCAGCATAATAGCGTCACGCGACCGCTGCTTGCGCtactccttctcctcctccggCCTAAAGTCCACCACCACCGATTTGGGCGATGGCACCGTCATGCACTGCTGGGCTCCCAAAAACCACTCCCCATCCAAACCCACCCTCCTCCTCATCCACGGCATCGGCGCCAACGCAATGTGGCAGTGGCACGACTTCGTCTCCCCTCTCGCCTCCCGCTTCAACCTCTACATCCCCGACCTCGTCTTCTTCGGCGACTCCTACTCCTCCCGCCCTGAACGTTCTGAGATTTTCCAGGCACGCTGCGTCATGGCCCTCATGGACGCCCACGGAGTGAAGAAAATGATGGTCACCGGCATCAGCTACGGCGGCTTCGTGGCCTACCGCATGGCGGCGCAGTTTGGGGAGAGGATAGACAGGCTGGTGCTGTGCTGCGCCGGAGTGTGCACGGAGGAAAAGGATATGGAGAATGGGATGTTTCAGGTGAAGAGCGTGGAGGAGGCCATGAATGTTTTGTTGCCCCAGAAGCCTCAGCATGTTAGGGACTTGATGAAGATCTCTTTTTACAAGCCTGTTAAGAATGTCCCCTCTTGTTTTCTCAATGATTTTATTGAG GTGATGTGTTCAGAACATCTTCAAGAGAGGAAAGAATTGATTCAAGCACTGCACAAGGACAGGAAGTTGTCTGATCTTCCGAAGATAAACCAT CCAACACTAATCATCTGGGGAGAGCATGACCTGGTATTCCCACTGGAATTGGCGCACCGATTAAAAAG GCAAATAGGTGAGAGTGCAAACCTAGTGATCATAAAGAACGCAGGGCATGCTATAAATGCAGAGAAACCGAAAGAGATGTGCAAGCACATGAAGTCTTTCCTCATCGATCCTCTCCCTACAGCTAAACATGAAAACCACAGCAACGGCCGCAAGGTGGATTGA
- the LOC139195929 gene encoding uncharacterized protein: MTDVAKNLNSMDVNIGENQLVFTILQALPSKYSQLKVSYNTLDKSWDIDELIAQCVQEETQQKQKKGKEIEEANFVQPGKEKKAFNNRDSSGSGKNPNSFNASAKVDDSHRKSTKFKTKRKDMSKLKCFWCKTKGHSKVNCEIFKDWLKSKEKEQMLVGSNLCEVPVDSWWFDTRCSVRITNSLKGFQKQKEIGNALYNVYVGEGTKVTVYSIAIVNLKLTFGFVLQLKDVLYVPKMRRNLIFASKIVKDGFAFLVDDVCLKFFKKNYLDTILGTAFLHDNLWCLECLVESFDHSILNVGSK, from the coding sequence ATGACAGATGTTGCTAAAAATCTAAATTCCATGGATGTGAACATTGGCGAGAATCAACTGGTTTTCACTATTCTCCAAGCACTTCCTTCAAAGTATAGCCAACTAAAAGTATCTTACAATACACTAGATAAGAGCTGGGATATTGATGAACTCATTGCACAATGTGTCCAAGAAGAAACCCAACAGAAGCAAAAAAAGGGCAAGGAAATTGAGGAAGCCAATTTTGTGCAACCCggaaaagagaagaaagctTTTAACAATAGAGACTCTTCTGGTTCTGGTAAGAATCCTAATAGTTTTAATGCATCTGCTAAAGTAGATGACTCCCATAGAAAATCTACCAAGTTTAAAACTAAACGTAAAGATATGTCTAAACTTAAGTGTTTCTGGTGCAAAACTAAGGGTCATTCAAAAGTCAACTGTGAAATCTTTAAAGACTGGttaaaaagcaaagaaaaggaaCAAATGCTTGTTGGATCTAATTTATGTGAGGTACCTGTTGATTCTTGGTGGTTTGATACTAGATGCTCAGTGCGTATAACTAATTCTTTGAAGGGCTTTCAGAAACAAAAGGAAATTGGAAATGCtttgtataatgtttatgttgggGAAGGGACTAAGGTTACAGTATATTCTATTGCAATAGTGAATTTGAAATTaacttttggttttgttttacaattGAAGGATGTGCTCTATGTGCCAAAGATGAGAAGAAACTTGATTTTTGCTTCAAAAATTGTAAAAGATGGTTTTGCATTCCTTGTTGATGATGTgtgtttaaaattttttaagaaaaactatcTTGATACAATTTTGGGAACTGCCTTTTTGCATGATAACCTGTGGTGTCTAGAATGTTTAGTTGAGTCCTTTGATCACTCAATTTTAAATGTAGGCTCTAAATGA
- the LOC103436596 gene encoding wall-associated receptor kinase-like 20: MVHCFLTPVVLLLCPLNTSLLLSLLFGKDHNIIDHKTEKEERERSQEKALMVVVPALSVFILLNLATAAAADSPACNPTCGSLQLKYPFGTGPGCGSPIFQSYITCTFTNNQQLLLLTTHTGLYPITSISYSTQTITLTPPSMFNCTSMQPSLSNFGLDWASPFQLGPSTFILLSCQPPTSSLTLKPSGMPVCDPCYSQLCASIYTCPSVVGLGLPLFPPTNTCCVYSPGNLDAKGELDLHGLRCTFTSVVSLGDYPTDPVQWEYGVALKYSHGGLDSGIVDTKCKSCEMSDGVCGYRVDDHDQFLCVCKNGYNTSSDCLNNYTPDSKPLWGSGASDDLPVANWKIWSALMAGLMIMA; the protein is encoded by the exons ATGGTCCACTGCTTTCTTACACCTGTAGTCCTCCTCCTATGCCCATTAAACACAAGCCTACTGCTCTCGCTCCTCTTTGGAAAAGATCATAACATCATCGATCACAAgacagagaaagaggagagagagagaagccaaGAGAAAGCTCTAATGGTTGTAGTACCAGCTCTTTCAGTATTCATCCTCCTCAACCTTGCCACAGCCGCCGCCGCAGACTCTCCTGCATGCAACCCTACATGTGGCTCCCTGCAACTCAAATACCCTTTTGGCACAGGCCCTGGTTGTGGCTCCCCAATTTTCCAATCCTACATAACCTGTACATTTACCAATAATCAGCAGCTCCTCCTCCTCACCACCCACACTGGCTTATACCCTATCACTTCAATTTCCTACTCCACCCAAACCATAACCCTAACCCCACCCTCCATGTTCAACTGCACCTCCATGCAACCctccctctccaacttcggccTTGACTGGGCCTCCCCATTTCAGCTCGGCCCATCAACCTTCATCCTCCTGTCATGCCAGCCCCCCACCTCTTCCCTCACCCTCAAACCCTCCGGCATGCCCGTCTGTGATCCCTGCTACTCTCAACTCTGTGCTTCTATCTACACATGTCCATCCGTGGTTGGTCTTGGCCTCCCCTTGTTCCCTCCCACAAACACGTGCTGCGTGTATTCACCTGGGAATCTTGATGCTAAGGGTGAGTTGGACCTCCACGGGTTAAGGTGCACATTTACATCCGTTGTGTCGCTCGGAGACTACCCGACGGACCCCGTGCAGTGGGAGTATGGGGTGGCGTTGAAGTACAGTCACGGTGGTTTGGACAGTGGCATTGTCGATACAAAGTGCAAGAGCTGTGAGATGAGCGATGGGGTTTGTGGGTACAGGGTTGATGATCATGATCAGTTCCTTTGTGTGTGTAAGAATGGCTACAACACCTCCTCCGATTGCCTTAATAATTACACTCCAGACTCGAAGCCCCTTTGGGGCTCCGGCGCATCTGATGATTTACCAGTTGCTAATT GGAAAATATGGTCTGCGCTCATGGCTGGCCTGATGATAAtggcttga